A stretch of DNA from Shewanella sediminis HAW-EB3:
ATACTACAATTCCGCTATTTTCACGCTCTATCTCTGAGGCTGTGTATTATGACTATAGTGCGAGTTACGACGGTCGTATCAGTGTTAAGTCTATCGGCTACGGTATGCACGTGTTTAAATACGATGGTTGCTTGATGTTGGCTACTCGATCTAAGGTCGATAGCACGATGCCATACGACACTATTACTATAACTGCACCATGGTGGTCAAAAGATAAACTGCATAGCTTTTTAGAAGATACTCGTGGAGACATATCTACTGATCCAAGAGTTAATATTTTCGAGGATACAGAATGGTGTCGCTATGGCACATTGAAATCATCAGGGTTTAGTGGATTAGTACTAGATGAAGGGTTTAAGCAGGAGTTCCTTCGTGAAGTCGATAACTTCGCAAGTAGAGGGAAATCGGTTGTAAGTAAGCTAACCATACTGTTACATGGACAAACGGGTACCGGTAAGACTGGTATAGCTAGAGCCTTAGCTGTTGAGTATTGTCGCGATCTATACATACTTAATCTTTCTACTGTAAATGATGCCACTGTTCATAAGGCTATTAGAAAGGTACCGCCTGGAGCTATGCTGTTAATAGAGGACTGTGACTGTGTAAAGGCTACGGTATCGCGTGCTGCTGAAAGTAATGCAGATAATCCACCGCTAACCTTAGGTGGCGTTCTAAACGCGCTAGACGGAGTCATTCCTCTTGATGACTGCCTTGTCATAATGACCACAAACCATCTTGAGAGTCTTGACCCTGCGTTGGTACGTAAAGGTCGTGTAGATGTCAGTATTGAAGTACCGCTTATAAGTGCAAAACAAATCAATAAAGACTATCTGGACCGTTTTGGCGCAGTTATCAATAGAACTGAACCTATGTTAGGTTGCGAAGTATATGAACTCCATCGTAGAGCCAGC
This window harbors:
- a CDS encoding AAA family ATPase: MNELLLQIKALTNGDPLLTAVIVGILTLTLSGLVGYMLKGIFAKMLSWISSLLFIRLTIDDSHQARTEVFNKLSFLISNTTIPLFSRSISEAVYYDYSASYDGRISVKSIGYGMHVFKYDGCLMLATRSKVDSTMPYDTITITAPWWSKDKLHSFLEDTRGDISTDPRVNIFEDTEWCRYGTLKSSGFSGLVLDEGFKQEFLREVDNFASRGKSVVSKLTILLHGQTGTGKTGIARALAVEYCRDLYILNLSTVNDATVHKAIRKVPPGAMLLIEDCDCVKATVSRAAESNADNPPLTLGGVLNALDGVIPLDDCLVIMTTNHLESLDPALVRKGRVDVSIEVPLISAKQINKDYLDRFGAVINRTEPMLGCEVYELHRRASLRYSVCCKPL